The following proteins come from a genomic window of Pyxidicoccus sp. MSG2:
- a CDS encoding serine/threonine-protein kinase: protein MSDEVLAGRYQLEQELGRGGMATVFLAMDLRLSRRVAVKVMHPGEDGRRSERFRREAELAASLKHPNVLEVHDFGEDAVRGPFLVCEWVQGESLRELARRLAPVPPEVAAVLGWELARALEAAHSRGVVHRDVKPENVLVSKGGPLKLADFGIAALADQERLTSTGAVTGSLAYMAPERIDTGAWSPASDVYAVGVILFELCTGTTPHAGQGSAHLAVSVMTRDAPPLCEVAPGTPEPFGALVDRCLARDPRARPVDGVELAACLEAAVQQLVGPPSEASRRFFLGPEAYAAGWREARFQRLLTEGRALLSTGEGARAARLLNEALTLKPGSSEVLALLRARPKSGRAKSGRAKVLGGSALLVGLLGALVLWGWHSRGDATSGMTSEAPVVRPPAEAAALPDEQNSPEAMLQDPRTDALEPAPPEPPTFPPIAARASRTEAVSGGVPRRGGTSVPAGTKRGPPRSDRSLPAAPGSEAVASEPPASDAQGPATQTSPPTGTPPPQAQGYATLSVVTRPWAEVFVDGQSRGYTPRVREVRLTPGTHRLRFDNPLCDVLEEDLHVAAGETVKRELVLQVRKAEVVIFAPEGARVFVDGTQVGVAPLREPVKLTHGSHVFSARGAAGEIIRKDFDVVAGERTEVDLGGGP, encoded by the coding sequence ATGAGCGACGAAGTGCTGGCGGGCCGCTACCAGTTGGAACAGGAACTGGGGCGAGGAGGAATGGCCACGGTCTTCCTGGCCATGGACCTCCGCCTGTCGCGTCGGGTGGCGGTGAAGGTGATGCACCCGGGCGAGGACGGCCGCCGCAGCGAGCGCTTCCGCCGCGAAGCCGAGCTGGCCGCTTCGCTCAAGCACCCCAACGTGCTGGAGGTCCATGACTTCGGCGAGGACGCGGTGCGTGGCCCGTTCCTCGTGTGTGAGTGGGTCCAGGGCGAGAGCCTGCGCGAGCTGGCGCGGCGGCTCGCGCCCGTGCCCCCCGAGGTGGCGGCCGTGCTGGGCTGGGAGCTCGCCCGGGCGTTGGAGGCCGCGCACTCGCGCGGCGTGGTGCACCGCGACGTGAAGCCGGAGAACGTGCTGGTGTCGAAGGGCGGCCCGCTGAAGCTCGCGGACTTCGGCATCGCCGCGCTGGCCGACCAGGAGCGGCTGACGAGCACCGGCGCCGTCACCGGCTCGCTGGCGTACATGGCGCCCGAGCGCATCGACACCGGCGCCTGGTCGCCCGCGTCGGACGTCTACGCGGTCGGCGTCATCCTCTTCGAGCTGTGTACCGGCACGACGCCGCACGCGGGGCAGGGGAGCGCGCACCTCGCCGTCTCGGTGATGACCCGGGATGCGCCGCCGCTGTGCGAGGTCGCCCCGGGGACACCCGAGCCCTTCGGTGCGCTGGTGGACCGGTGCCTTGCCCGGGACCCGCGCGCGCGTCCGGTGGATGGCGTGGAGCTGGCCGCGTGCCTGGAGGCGGCGGTGCAGCAGCTCGTGGGACCTCCCTCCGAGGCCTCGCGGCGCTTCTTCCTGGGGCCGGAGGCGTATGCCGCCGGTTGGCGGGAAGCCCGGTTCCAGCGGCTGTTGACCGAAGGGCGCGCGCTGCTGTCGACAGGGGAAGGTGCGAGGGCCGCGCGGCTGCTCAACGAGGCCCTGACGCTCAAGCCCGGTTCCTCCGAGGTGCTGGCACTCCTGCGCGCCCGCCCGAAGTCGGGACGCGCGAAGTCGGGACGCGCGAAGGTGCTCGGCGGGAGCGCCCTGCTGGTGGGCCTGCTGGGGGCTCTCGTGCTCTGGGGATGGCACTCGCGGGGGGACGCCACGTCCGGGATGACGTCGGAAGCCCCCGTCGTGCGTCCGCCGGCGGAGGCCGCGGCGCTCCCGGATGAGCAGAACTCACCGGAAGCGATGCTCCAGGACCCACGCACCGATGCGTTGGAGCCCGCCCCGCCCGAGCCACCGACCTTTCCGCCGATTGCCGCGCGCGCCAGTCGAACGGAGGCCGTGAGCGGAGGGGTTCCCCGACGCGGGGGCACCTCCGTGCCAGCGGGCACGAAACGCGGGCCTCCTCGCTCCGACCGGAGCCTGCCAGCCGCCCCGGGCTCCGAAGCCGTGGCGTCCGAGCCTCCGGCTTCGGATGCCCAGGGCCCCGCGACGCAAACCTCTCCTCCCACCGGGACACCGCCGCCCCAGGCACAGGGGTACGCCACGCTGAGCGTGGTGACACGCCCGTGGGCCGAGGTGTTCGTGGACGGGCAGAGTCGCGGCTACACGCCGCGCGTGCGCGAGGTGCGCCTGACTCCCGGCACGCACCGGCTGCGCTTCGACAACCCGCTGTGTGACGTGCTGGAGGAGGACCTCCACGTCGCCGCGGGAGAGACGGTGAAGCGAGAGCTCGTCCTCCAGGTGCGCAAGGCCGAGGTGGTCATCTTCGCTCCCGAGGGCGCACGCGTCTTCGTCGACGGGACGCAGGTGGGCGTGGCCCCGCTGCGAGAGCCCGTGAAGCTCACGCATGGGAGCCATGTCTTCTCGGCCCGGGGGGCCGCGGGGGAGATCATCCGGAAGGACTTCGACGTGGTGGCCGGTGAGCGGACGGAGGTGGACCTGGGTGGGGGACCTTGA
- a CDS encoding tetratricopeptide repeat protein, which produces MTGLLLTLVLAASPSLEPAREAYQSGELPRARSLLEALLQPLQLTDPTEEAEAHLLLAATYHAQEDTERAEAEVVRALAANPDVKLDPLVYPPDFVAYVERVHVLHQQRISELSAGRRTPAVAPWHSTTPQPSPAQVARIADRPVSRGWYLVPFGVGHFKHGQRTKGTFLAVTQGVAFTVSAASLGAALALRGPDGLYSAGDASAARGLNVTYLVGAYAFAALYAYGVLDGWLLDPEPPASRGPQG; this is translated from the coding sequence TTGACGGGACTCCTCCTGACCCTGGTGCTGGCGGCCTCGCCCTCACTGGAGCCCGCTCGCGAGGCGTACCAGTCCGGCGAGCTGCCTCGCGCGCGGAGCCTGCTCGAAGCGCTGCTCCAGCCCCTCCAGTTGACGGACCCCACCGAAGAGGCCGAGGCCCATCTGCTGCTGGCCGCCACGTACCACGCGCAGGAGGACACGGAGCGCGCGGAGGCCGAGGTGGTGCGGGCACTCGCCGCGAACCCGGACGTGAAGCTGGACCCGCTGGTGTACCCGCCGGACTTCGTCGCCTACGTCGAGCGCGTGCACGTCCTCCATCAGCAGCGCATCTCCGAGCTCTCCGCCGGGCGCCGCACTCCTGCCGTGGCCCCCTGGCATTCCACCACCCCACAACCCTCCCCGGCCCAGGTCGCACGCATCGCGGACCGGCCCGTGTCGCGAGGCTGGTACCTGGTGCCCTTCGGCGTCGGCCACTTCAAGCACGGCCAGCGCACGAAGGGCACCTTCCTGGCGGTGACGCAGGGGGTGGCCTTCACGGTCTCCGCCGCCTCGCTGGGCGCGGCGCTGGCGCTGCGCGGCCCCGACGGGCTGTACAGCGCCGGGGACGCGAGCGCGGCCCGAGGCTTGAACGTCACCTACCTCGTGGGGGCGTATGCCTTCGCGGCGCTCTACGCATACGGCGTCCTGGACGGGTGGCTCCTGGACCCCGAGCCACCCGCCTCACGCGGCCCTCAGGGCTGA
- a CDS encoding lectin-like protein, with protein sequence MSGKRVVGKSWAKSGFALVLSVATLCGCGTEGLGAAEPMAGSPESSGTARQGLSYYGGHTYFISTSTATWTDAQKACADMGYGMVTLNDAAEELWLKAQMATPSTEWWLGINDRDSEGTWVWSEDPSAYVHWNPGEPNNGQATEDCGLFINTFGGWHDAPCSVSRTFVCESLQPVYAQFNGHDYSFHGTRKPWTQARNDCTSRGFDLVTIDDGAEDTWLKQQVPSGRASFIGYSDLSQPGTWTWADGTPSGYLHWRQYEPNNSGGIEHCALNNVPPAGSIPGGGWNDIPCNEYFPYICERPSLPPTHKYVVYTATGTDSANQATKDTGIYLQAGQILEMGTCGLPTAVATNDTYLRLLGPDGLEVAANDDDCKGAGSKLRYRVPACGTGHYVMRAGCFENTSCGGQMVFTVIPAPPTQP encoded by the coding sequence GCCGAGCCGATGGCGGGCAGCCCGGAGTCCTCGGGCACGGCACGGCAGGGGCTGAGCTACTACGGCGGCCACACGTATTTCATCTCCACGTCGACCGCGACGTGGACCGACGCCCAGAAGGCCTGCGCCGACATGGGCTACGGCATGGTGACCCTCAACGACGCGGCGGAGGAGCTGTGGCTGAAGGCGCAGATGGCCACCCCGTCCACGGAGTGGTGGCTCGGCATCAACGACCGCGACAGCGAGGGCACCTGGGTCTGGTCGGAAGACCCGTCCGCCTACGTCCACTGGAACCCGGGTGAACCGAACAACGGCCAGGCCACGGAGGACTGCGGGCTCTTCATCAACACGTTTGGCGGGTGGCACGACGCGCCCTGCTCCGTCTCCCGGACCTTCGTGTGCGAGAGCCTCCAGCCGGTCTACGCGCAGTTCAACGGGCACGACTACTCGTTCCATGGGACGCGCAAGCCCTGGACCCAGGCGCGGAACGACTGCACGAGCCGGGGCTTCGACCTGGTGACCATCGATGACGGCGCGGAAGACACCTGGCTGAAGCAGCAGGTGCCCTCCGGGCGCGCGTCGTTCATCGGCTACAGCGACCTCTCGCAGCCGGGCACCTGGACGTGGGCGGACGGCACGCCGAGCGGCTACCTCCACTGGCGCCAGTACGAGCCCAACAACTCCGGCGGCATCGAGCACTGCGCCCTCAACAACGTGCCGCCCGCCGGCTCCATTCCAGGAGGCGGCTGGAACGACATCCCCTGCAACGAGTACTTCCCGTACATCTGCGAGCGCCCCAGCCTGCCCCCCACGCACAAGTACGTCGTCTACACCGCGACGGGCACGGACTCCGCGAATCAGGCCACGAAGGACACGGGCATCTATCTCCAGGCCGGGCAGATTCTGGAGATGGGCACCTGCGGGCTGCCGACAGCGGTCGCGACGAATGACACCTACCTGCGCCTGCTGGGACCGGATGGGCTGGAGGTGGCCGCCAATGACGACGACTGCAAGGGCGCGGGCTCGAAGCTCCGCTACCGGGTGCCAGCCTGTGGCACCGGGCACTACGTGATGCGGGCCGGCTGCTTCGAGAACACCTCGTGCGGCGGGCAGATGGTCTTCACCGTCATCCCCGCGCCGCCGACTCAGCCCTGA